A genomic stretch from Capricornis sumatraensis isolate serow.1 chromosome 4, serow.2, whole genome shotgun sequence includes:
- the RNF122 gene encoding RING finger protein 122 isoform X1, with protein MHPFQWCNGCFCGLGLVSTNKSCSMPPISFQDLPLNIYMVIFGTGIFVFMLSLIFCCYFISKLRNQAQSERYGYKEVVLKGDAKKLQLYGQTCAVCLEDFKGKDELGVLPCQHAFHRKCLVKWLEVRCVCPMCNKPIAGPSEASQSIGILLDELV; from the exons ATGCACCCATTCCAGTGGTGTAACG GGTGTTTCTGTGGCCTGGGACTGGTGAGCACCAACAAGTCCTGCTCAATGCCCCCCATCAGTTTCCAAGACCTTCCCCTCAACATCTACATGGTCATCTTCGGCACGGGCATCTTCGTCTTCATGCTGAGCCTCATCTTCTGCTGCTATTTTATCAG CAAACTCCGGAACCAGGCACAGAGCGAACGATATGGATATAAAGAG GTGGTGCTTAAAGGAGATGCCAAGAAGTTGCAGTTATATGGG CAGACCTGTGCCGTCTGTCTGGAAGACTTCAAGGGCAAGGACGAGCTAGGTGTGCTCCCGTGCCAACACGCCTTTCACCGCAA GTGTCTGGTGAAGTGGCTGGAGGTGCGCTGTGTCTGCCCCATGTGTAACAAGCCCATCGCTGGCCCCTCCGAGGCCTCCCAGAGCATCGGGATCCTATTGGATGAGCTGGTGTGA
- the RNF122 gene encoding RING finger protein 122 isoform X2, which translates to MHPFQWCNGCFCGLGLVSTNKSCSMPPISFQDLPLNIYMVIFGTGIFVFMLSLIFCCYFISKLRNQAQSERYGYKEVVLKGDAKKLQLYGTCAVCLEDFKGKDELGVLPCQHAFHRKCLVKWLEVRCVCPMCNKPIAGPSEASQSIGILLDELV; encoded by the exons ATGCACCCATTCCAGTGGTGTAACG GGTGTTTCTGTGGCCTGGGACTGGTGAGCACCAACAAGTCCTGCTCAATGCCCCCCATCAGTTTCCAAGACCTTCCCCTCAACATCTACATGGTCATCTTCGGCACGGGCATCTTCGTCTTCATGCTGAGCCTCATCTTCTGCTGCTATTTTATCAG CAAACTCCGGAACCAGGCACAGAGCGAACGATATGGATATAAAGAG GTGGTGCTTAAAGGAGATGCCAAGAAGTTGCAGTTATATGGG ACCTGTGCCGTCTGTCTGGAAGACTTCAAGGGCAAGGACGAGCTAGGTGTGCTCCCGTGCCAACACGCCTTTCACCGCAA GTGTCTGGTGAAGTGGCTGGAGGTGCGCTGTGTCTGCCCCATGTGTAACAAGCCCATCGCTGGCCCCTCCGAGGCCTCCCAGAGCATCGGGATCCTATTGGATGAGCTGGTGTGA